In Betta splendens chromosome 22, fBetSpl5.4, whole genome shotgun sequence, the following proteins share a genomic window:
- the atl1 gene encoding atlastin-1 isoform X3 — MDFMLRYMYNHASDGWLGDADEPLTGFSWRGGSERETTGIQIWSEVFLVDKPDGRKVAVLLMDTQGTFDSQSTLRDSATVFALSTMISSMQVYNISQNVQEDDLQHLQLFTEYGRLAMEETFLKPFQSMIFLVRDWSFPYEFPYGQEGGMKFLEKRLKISENQHEELQNVRKHIHSCFTNISCFLMPHPGLKVATNPHFDGRIKEIDGEFINNLKVLVPWLLSPRSIDVKEINGSKITCRGLLEYFKAYIKIYQGEELPHPKSMLQATAEANNLAAVAAAKDLYNKKMEEVCGGDRPFLAPSELQARHGAIREEALQVFRGVKKMGGEEFSRRYLQQLEGEIDEVFVQYIKHNDSKNIFHAARTPATLFVVIFVMYVAAGITGFVGVDIIASLCNMILGLALITLCTWAYIRYSGEYRELGAVIDQVAGALWDQGSTNEAFYKLYNVAANHRHLYHHAFPGPQVEEAADERDKKRD, encoded by the exons ATGGACTTCATGCTGCGCTACATGTACAACCAC GCGTCCGACGGATGGCTGGGCGACGCCGACGAGCCGCTGACGGGCTTCTCCTGGAGGGGCGGCTCGGAGAGGGAGACCACCGGGATCCAGATCTGGAGCGAGGTGTTCCTGGTGGACAAGCCCGACGGGAGGAAG GTGGCCGTATTGCTCATGGACACCCAGGGCACGTTCGACAGCCAGTCCACGCTGAGGGACTCGGCCACCGTGTTCGCTCTGAGCACCATGATCAGCTCCATGCAG GTCTACAACATCTCACAGAACGTCCAGGAGGACGACCTTCAGCACCTACAG CTCTTCACTGAGTACGGCAGGCTGGCGATGGAGGAGACCTTCCTCAAACCCTTCCAG TCTATGATTTTCCTCGTTCGAGACTGGAGTTTCCCGTACGAGTTCCCCTACGGGCAGGAGGGAGGCATGAAGTTCCTGGAGAAGCGGCTGAAG ATCTCCGAGAACCAgcacgaggagctgcagaacgTGCGGAAGCACATCCACTCCTGCTTCACCAACATCTCCTGCTTCCTGATGCCTCACCCCGGCCTCAAGGTGGCCACCAACCCCCACTTCGATGGCAGGATCAAAG AAATCGACGGCGAGTTCATAAACAACCTGAAGGTTCTGGTCCCGTGGCTCCTCAGCCCTCGTAGCATCGACGTGAAGGAAATAAACGGCAGCAAAATCACCTGCAGAGGCCTGTTGGAGTACTTCAAG GCTTACATCAAAATCTACCAAGGGGAAGAGTTGCCGCATCCAAAGTCCATGCTCCAG GCCACAGCAGAAGCCAATAACCTGGCAGCGGTGGCAGCCGCAAAGGACCTGTACAacaagaagatggaggag GTCTGCGGCGGCGACCGGCCCTTCCTGGCGCCCAGCGAGCTGCAGGCGCGGCACGGCGCCATCCgagaggaggcgctgcaggtgTTCCGGGGCGTGAAGAAGATGGGCGGCGAGGAGTTCAGCCGGCgctacctgcagcagctggagggggaGATCGACGAGGTCTTCGTCCAGTACATCAAGCACAATGACTCCAAGAACATTTTCCACGCCGCGCGCACGCCGGCCACGCTGTTCGTGGTCATCTTCGTCATGTACGTGGCCGCGGGCATCACGGGCTTCGTGGGCGTGGACATCATCGCCAGCTTGTGCAACATGATCCTGGGCCTGGCGCTGATCACGCTGTGCACCTGGGCCTACATCCGCTACTCGGGGGAGTACAGAGAACTGGGGGCCGTCATCGACCAGGTGGCCGGAGCCCTGTGGGACCAG GGGAGCACGAATGAG GCGTTCTACAAGCTGTACAATGTAGCGGCCAACCACCGGCACCTCTACCACCACGCCTTCCCCGGGccgcaggtggaggaggcggccgaCGAGCGGGACAAGAAGAGAGACTGA
- the sav1 gene encoding protein salvador homolog 1, producing MLSRKKSKNEPSKPAEVHGKYVKKETSPLLTNLMPSFIRHGPTIPRRTEVTLPEMGPSAYPVAPNRDPVVSRNKSFLRTAVQRPPHEVERRESHRMSAPPYLPRSLGDLPHEYGGSSQSFLTDVSPMSENGDAARFYYPSEPYYESQQRQHRRVPERFPEDYRYYEHSEHNFQRFPRQHTPPAPSRSPSGIGRIQAKSLGNLSSLTAEDLPLPAGWTVDWTIRGRKYYIDHHTNTTHWSHPLEREGLPPGWEKVESAEFGVYYVDHINKRAQYHHPCAPSVPRYDQPPPLPPPVTYQPRPTERNQPVLVPANPYHTAEIPDWLQVYARAPLKYDHILKWELFQLADLDTYQGMLKLLFMKELEHIVKSYEAYRQALLSEVEARKQRQQWYAQQPNKNFMGNM from the exons ATGCTCTCGCGAAAGAAAAGCAAGAACGAACCGTCGAAACCAGCCGAGGTCCACGGGAAATATGTGAAGAAGGAAACGTCGCCGCTGCTGACAA ATCTTATGCCCTCATTCATCCGTCATGGACCGACTATCCCCAGACGCACAGAGGTCACTCTGCCAGAGATGGGACCGTCCGCGTATCCAGTGGCCCCCAACCGGGACCCTGTGGTGTCCCGCAACAAGAGTTTCCTCCGTACCGCCGTGCAGAGGCCTCCACACGAGGTGGAGCGCAGAGAGAGCCACCGCATGTCGGCGCCTCCGTACCTGCCTCGCAGTCTGGGAGACCTGCCCCACGAGTACGGTGGCTCTTCACAGTCCTTCCTCACCGACGTCAGCCCCATGTCTGAGAATGGCGACGCTGCCCGCTTCTATTACCCCTCAGAGCCATACTACGAAAGCCAGCAGCGGCAGCATAGGAGGGTCCCGGAGCGCTTTCCCGAGGATTACCGATACTATGAGCACAGTGAGCACAACTTCCAGCGATTTCCCCGGCAACACACTCCCCCTGCTCCGAGCAGATCCCCTTCag GCATAGGTCGAATACAGGCCAAGTCCCTTGGGAACCTGTCCAGCCTAACAGCTGAGGACCTCCCTCTCCCAGCAGGCTGGACAGTTGACTGGACCATCCGTGGCAGGAAGTACTACATCGATCACCACACCAACACTACACACTGGAGCCACCCTTTGGAGAGGGAAGGGCTCCCTCCAGGCTGGGAGAAGGTTGAGTCAGCAGAGTTTGGGGTCTACTACGTGGATCACATCAACAAGAGGGCACAGTATCATCATCCCTGCGCCCCGAG TGTTCCACGTTATGATCAGCCTCCACCATTACCGCCTCCTGTGACCTATCAGCCACGTCCCACAGAGAGGAACCAACCAGTGCTGGTACCAGCAAACCCGTACCACACGGCTGAGATCCCAGATTGGCTTCAGGTGTATGCCCGTGCACCCTTAAA GTATGACCACATCTTGAAGTGGGAGTTGTTTCAGCTGGCAGACTTGGACACGTATCAGGGGATGCTCAAGCTGCTTTTCATGAAGGAGCTGGAACACATTGTCAAGTCCTACGAGGCGTACCGGCAGGCTCTACTGTCCGAGGTGGAGGCTCGCAAACAGCGGCAGCAGTGGTACGCCCAGCAGCCCAACAAGAACTTCATGGGGAACATGTGA
- the atl1 gene encoding atlastin-1 isoform X1 — protein MAKHRKERDSWGEWSLSDKHVYDWSSEEEEPDGRARPVQVLLVKDDHTFELDEAALSRILLAEEVRDREVVAISVAGAFRKGKSFLMDFMLRYMYNHASDGWLGDADEPLTGFSWRGGSERETTGIQIWSEVFLVDKPDGRKVAVLLMDTQGTFDSQSTLRDSATVFALSTMISSMQVYNISQNVQEDDLQHLQLFTEYGRLAMEETFLKPFQSMIFLVRDWSFPYEFPYGQEGGMKFLEKRLKISENQHEELQNVRKHIHSCFTNISCFLMPHPGLKVATNPHFDGRIKEIDGEFINNLKVLVPWLLSPRSIDVKEINGSKITCRGLLEYFKAYIKIYQGEELPHPKSMLQATAEANNLAAVAAAKDLYNKKMEEVCGGDRPFLAPSELQARHGAIREEALQVFRGVKKMGGEEFSRRYLQQLEGEIDEVFVQYIKHNDSKNIFHAARTPATLFVVIFVMYVAAGITGFVGVDIIASLCNMILGLALITLCTWAYIRYSGEYRELGAVIDQVAGALWDQGSTNEAFYKLYNVAANHRHLYHHAFPGPQVEEAADERDKKRD, from the exons ATGGCGAAGCACCGCAAGGAAAGAGACAGCTGGGGTGAGT GGTCCCTCAGTGATAAGCACGTCTACGACTGGagctcggaggaggaggagcccgaTGGACGGGCCCGACCCGTCCAGGTGCTGCTGGTCAAAGACGACCACACCTTCGAGCTGGACGAGGCGGCGCTGAGCCGCATCCTGCTGGCGGAGGAGGTCAGGGACCGAGAGGTGGTGGCCATCTCCGTGGCCGGGGCGTTCCGCAAGGGCAAGTCCTTCCTCATGGACTTCATGCTGCGCTACATGTACAACCAC GCGTCCGACGGATGGCTGGGCGACGCCGACGAGCCGCTGACGGGCTTCTCCTGGAGGGGCGGCTCGGAGAGGGAGACCACCGGGATCCAGATCTGGAGCGAGGTGTTCCTGGTGGACAAGCCCGACGGGAGGAAG GTGGCCGTATTGCTCATGGACACCCAGGGCACGTTCGACAGCCAGTCCACGCTGAGGGACTCGGCCACCGTGTTCGCTCTGAGCACCATGATCAGCTCCATGCAG GTCTACAACATCTCACAGAACGTCCAGGAGGACGACCTTCAGCACCTACAG CTCTTCACTGAGTACGGCAGGCTGGCGATGGAGGAGACCTTCCTCAAACCCTTCCAG TCTATGATTTTCCTCGTTCGAGACTGGAGTTTCCCGTACGAGTTCCCCTACGGGCAGGAGGGAGGCATGAAGTTCCTGGAGAAGCGGCTGAAG ATCTCCGAGAACCAgcacgaggagctgcagaacgTGCGGAAGCACATCCACTCCTGCTTCACCAACATCTCCTGCTTCCTGATGCCTCACCCCGGCCTCAAGGTGGCCACCAACCCCCACTTCGATGGCAGGATCAAAG AAATCGACGGCGAGTTCATAAACAACCTGAAGGTTCTGGTCCCGTGGCTCCTCAGCCCTCGTAGCATCGACGTGAAGGAAATAAACGGCAGCAAAATCACCTGCAGAGGCCTGTTGGAGTACTTCAAG GCTTACATCAAAATCTACCAAGGGGAAGAGTTGCCGCATCCAAAGTCCATGCTCCAG GCCACAGCAGAAGCCAATAACCTGGCAGCGGTGGCAGCCGCAAAGGACCTGTACAacaagaagatggaggag GTCTGCGGCGGCGACCGGCCCTTCCTGGCGCCCAGCGAGCTGCAGGCGCGGCACGGCGCCATCCgagaggaggcgctgcaggtgTTCCGGGGCGTGAAGAAGATGGGCGGCGAGGAGTTCAGCCGGCgctacctgcagcagctggagggggaGATCGACGAGGTCTTCGTCCAGTACATCAAGCACAATGACTCCAAGAACATTTTCCACGCCGCGCGCACGCCGGCCACGCTGTTCGTGGTCATCTTCGTCATGTACGTGGCCGCGGGCATCACGGGCTTCGTGGGCGTGGACATCATCGCCAGCTTGTGCAACATGATCCTGGGCCTGGCGCTGATCACGCTGTGCACCTGGGCCTACATCCGCTACTCGGGGGAGTACAGAGAACTGGGGGCCGTCATCGACCAGGTGGCCGGAGCCCTGTGGGACCAG GGGAGCACGAATGAG GCGTTCTACAAGCTGTACAATGTAGCGGCCAACCACCGGCACCTCTACCACCACGCCTTCCCCGGGccgcaggtggaggaggcggccgaCGAGCGGGACAAGAAGAGAGACTGA
- the atl1 gene encoding atlastin-1 isoform X2, with protein MAKHRKERDSWGSLSDKHVYDWSSEEEEPDGRARPVQVLLVKDDHTFELDEAALSRILLAEEVRDREVVAISVAGAFRKGKSFLMDFMLRYMYNHASDGWLGDADEPLTGFSWRGGSERETTGIQIWSEVFLVDKPDGRKVAVLLMDTQGTFDSQSTLRDSATVFALSTMISSMQVYNISQNVQEDDLQHLQLFTEYGRLAMEETFLKPFQSMIFLVRDWSFPYEFPYGQEGGMKFLEKRLKISENQHEELQNVRKHIHSCFTNISCFLMPHPGLKVATNPHFDGRIKEIDGEFINNLKVLVPWLLSPRSIDVKEINGSKITCRGLLEYFKAYIKIYQGEELPHPKSMLQATAEANNLAAVAAAKDLYNKKMEEVCGGDRPFLAPSELQARHGAIREEALQVFRGVKKMGGEEFSRRYLQQLEGEIDEVFVQYIKHNDSKNIFHAARTPATLFVVIFVMYVAAGITGFVGVDIIASLCNMILGLALITLCTWAYIRYSGEYRELGAVIDQVAGALWDQGSTNEAFYKLYNVAANHRHLYHHAFPGPQVEEAADERDKKRD; from the exons ATGGCGAAGCACCGCAAGGAAAGAGACAGCTGGG GGTCCCTCAGTGATAAGCACGTCTACGACTGGagctcggaggaggaggagcccgaTGGACGGGCCCGACCCGTCCAGGTGCTGCTGGTCAAAGACGACCACACCTTCGAGCTGGACGAGGCGGCGCTGAGCCGCATCCTGCTGGCGGAGGAGGTCAGGGACCGAGAGGTGGTGGCCATCTCCGTGGCCGGGGCGTTCCGCAAGGGCAAGTCCTTCCTCATGGACTTCATGCTGCGCTACATGTACAACCAC GCGTCCGACGGATGGCTGGGCGACGCCGACGAGCCGCTGACGGGCTTCTCCTGGAGGGGCGGCTCGGAGAGGGAGACCACCGGGATCCAGATCTGGAGCGAGGTGTTCCTGGTGGACAAGCCCGACGGGAGGAAG GTGGCCGTATTGCTCATGGACACCCAGGGCACGTTCGACAGCCAGTCCACGCTGAGGGACTCGGCCACCGTGTTCGCTCTGAGCACCATGATCAGCTCCATGCAG GTCTACAACATCTCACAGAACGTCCAGGAGGACGACCTTCAGCACCTACAG CTCTTCACTGAGTACGGCAGGCTGGCGATGGAGGAGACCTTCCTCAAACCCTTCCAG TCTATGATTTTCCTCGTTCGAGACTGGAGTTTCCCGTACGAGTTCCCCTACGGGCAGGAGGGAGGCATGAAGTTCCTGGAGAAGCGGCTGAAG ATCTCCGAGAACCAgcacgaggagctgcagaacgTGCGGAAGCACATCCACTCCTGCTTCACCAACATCTCCTGCTTCCTGATGCCTCACCCCGGCCTCAAGGTGGCCACCAACCCCCACTTCGATGGCAGGATCAAAG AAATCGACGGCGAGTTCATAAACAACCTGAAGGTTCTGGTCCCGTGGCTCCTCAGCCCTCGTAGCATCGACGTGAAGGAAATAAACGGCAGCAAAATCACCTGCAGAGGCCTGTTGGAGTACTTCAAG GCTTACATCAAAATCTACCAAGGGGAAGAGTTGCCGCATCCAAAGTCCATGCTCCAG GCCACAGCAGAAGCCAATAACCTGGCAGCGGTGGCAGCCGCAAAGGACCTGTACAacaagaagatggaggag GTCTGCGGCGGCGACCGGCCCTTCCTGGCGCCCAGCGAGCTGCAGGCGCGGCACGGCGCCATCCgagaggaggcgctgcaggtgTTCCGGGGCGTGAAGAAGATGGGCGGCGAGGAGTTCAGCCGGCgctacctgcagcagctggagggggaGATCGACGAGGTCTTCGTCCAGTACATCAAGCACAATGACTCCAAGAACATTTTCCACGCCGCGCGCACGCCGGCCACGCTGTTCGTGGTCATCTTCGTCATGTACGTGGCCGCGGGCATCACGGGCTTCGTGGGCGTGGACATCATCGCCAGCTTGTGCAACATGATCCTGGGCCTGGCGCTGATCACGCTGTGCACCTGGGCCTACATCCGCTACTCGGGGGAGTACAGAGAACTGGGGGCCGTCATCGACCAGGTGGCCGGAGCCCTGTGGGACCAG GGGAGCACGAATGAG GCGTTCTACAAGCTGTACAATGTAGCGGCCAACCACCGGCACCTCTACCACCACGCCTTCCCCGGGccgcaggtggaggaggcggccgaCGAGCGGGACAAGAAGAGAGACTGA